In one window of Scylla paramamosain isolate STU-SP2022 chromosome 38, ASM3559412v1, whole genome shotgun sequence DNA:
- the LOC135091659 gene encoding origin recognition complex subunit 3-like, with the protein MAGTVSVSKGVFAFKRQRQSKSKNGPRVSTLDYWSQALEWGEEGEAFKELTYRNYTRCWTIASDILQELQDNIHSRVFQSLITYIDRAGRKLTSLTVAPDLPSSLVHSLASVPTACLVTGVNMPDRDATFDSLVGLLRASVTPHVARLQSKECSTLRAAMYKMISQLIGGGGWATLEDDEEEEVVMAGPKVKRRQCTMAVLSVWYREQLSTGEEDPGHTKSPIKATQSPRKRAYPSSPRKKPFPGSPSKLSRSPVKRALSGSPSKTERDPQEVEGSPRKKIKSSIISQLPERSSKPPLVVILEDLESFHPRVLSDLVLICSEYRQAVPIVLVFGVATTPDKVHQSLSHNASACLAMEVFRAEPSTHYLTRVIEKVLMSSKLPFHLGGRPFKLLLDIFLYNDLSVENFIKGLKVCMMEHFMGHASSVLCCPAANRPALLRNVTSTQLDLVRKLPSFKTFVEAAPPKEQVALLLDDSHTKEVILSLLDKVDVWYARFCVLVKVVNALTNRIPGAPLGRQVREVLAVCLSRPLVDTEEFQEAEKGVRNMAREELLTVLQNVLDVLKEHHGEDKVLSELLNEVSLLMGRLSSMDQLTQTEEEEEEEEASADGSGGAAVTLGPSDRFRLREKLLEMAKKKPKKSSKYESLRSEVVHFLSDTFTSHLQPPTSQPLHEVLFFHSSQAVKRQLVGLPRPALTTALANPHHYLQCKCCQLEEPSSLVTSLPDLSVAYKLHLECGRLINLYDWLQAFVSVVGQEDEEDESSARSKKIDEKLQARFVLAVSELQFLGFIKPTKRKTDHVARLTWGAC; encoded by the exons ATGGCAGGAACTGTCTCGGTGTCAAAG GGAGTGTTTGCCTTCAAGAGACAGAGGCAGAGCAAATCCAAGAATGGCCCCCGAGTGTCCACCCTGGACTACTGGAGCCAGGCCCtggagtggggggaggagggggaggcctTCAAGGAGCTCACCTACAGGAACTACACCAGGTGCTGGACCATCGCCTCGGACATCCTGCAGGAGCTACAGGACAACATTCACAGCAGAGTGTTCCAGAGTCTGATCACCTACATCGACAGGGCGGGCAGAAAACTCACCTCCCTCACTGTTGCCCCAGACCTGCCGTCCAGCCTGGTGCACTCCCTGGCCAGCGTGCCCACTGCCTGCCTGGTGACGGGAGTGAACATGCCGGACAGGGACGCCACCTTCGACAGCCTGGTTGGTCTCCTGAGGGCCAGCGTCACACCTCACGTTGCCCGCCTGCAGAGCAAAGAGTGCTCCACCCTCAG GGCTGCCATGTACAAGATGATCTCCCAGCTgataggtggtggtggctgggcaACCctggaggatgatgaggaggaggaggtggtgatggcaggTCCCAAGGTGAAGAGAAGGCAGTGCACCATGGCTGTCCTCTCAGTGTGGTACAGG GAGCAGCTGAGTACAGGAGAGGAAGACCCAGGACACACCAAGTCCCCCATCAAGGCCACTCAATCCCCTCGCAAAAGAGCTTACCCAAGTTCCCCAAGGAAGAAGCCATTCCCTGGCTCCCCCAGCAAGCTGAGCAGATCCCCTGTCAAGAGAGCTCTCTCCGGCTCCCCCAGCAAGACTGAGAGGGATCCACAGGAGGTTGAAGGATCACCAAGGAAGAAGATCAAGTCGAGCATCATCTCTCAGCTTCCCGAGAGGAGCAGCAAGCCACCCCTTGTTGTCATTCTGGAGGACCTGGAAAGTTTCCACCCTCGTGTGCTCAGTGACCTGGTTCTCATCTGCAG TGAGTACCGGCAGGCCGTGCCAATAGTGCTGGTGTTTGGTGTGGCCACGACGCCTGACAAGGTGCACCAGAGCCTGTCTCACAATGCCTCTGCCTGCCTGGCCATGGAGGTGTTCCGAGCTGAGCCTTCCACTCATTACCTCACCCGTGTTATTGAGAAG GTGCTGATGTCCAGTAAACTGCCGTTTCATCTGGGAGGCCGTCCCTTCAAGCTGCTCCTGGACATCTTCCTCTATAATGACCTCTCAGTGGAAAACTTCATCAAGGGCCTGAAG GTGTGCATGATGGAGCACTTCATGGGCCATGCTTCTTCCGTCCTGTGCTGTCCGGCAGCCAACAGACCAGCACTCCTGAGGAATGTCACCTCCACACAGTTGGACTTGGTGCGCAAGCTGCCTTCCTTCAAGACCTTTGTGGAGGCGGCCCCACCAAAGGAACAAGTGGCTCTCCTCCTCGACGATTCTCACACTAAG GAggtcatcctctccctcctggaCAAGGTAGATGTGTGGTACGCTCGGTTCTGTGTGCTGGTCAAAGTGGTCAACGCACTCACCAACAGAATCCCAGGTGCTCCTCTGGGTCGTCAG gtGAGGGAAGTGTTGGCAGTGTGCTTATCTCGGCCACTGGTGGATACGGAGGAGTTccaggaggcagagaagggcGTCAGGAACATGGCCAGGGAGGAACTGCTCACTGTCCTGCAGAATGTGCTTGATGTCCTCaaag AGCACCATGGAGAGGATAAGGTGTTATCTGAGCTGCTGAATGAAGTGAGTTTGCTGATGGGACGCCTCTCCAGCATGGACCAGCTGACccagacagaggaggaggaggaggaggaggaggcttcagctgatggtagtggtggtgctgctgtcaCTCTGGGGCCCTCTGACAGGTTCCGCTTAAGAGAG AAACTCCTTGAGATGGCAAAGAAGAAACCTAAGAAGAGCAGCAAGTATGAGTCGTTGCGGAGTGAGGTGGTGCACTTCCTCAGCGACACCTTCACCTCACACCTACAGCCCCCCACCTCCCAGCCTCTGCATGAggtcctcttcttccactcctctcaGGCTGTCAAAAGGCAGCTAGTGGGCCTCCCAAGACCTGCCCTCACCACTGCCCTGGCTAATCCTCATCACTACCTCCAG TGCAAGTGTTGTCAACTTGAAGAACCATCCAGCCTTGTAACATCCCTGCCAGACCTCAGTGTGGCCTACAAGCTGCACCTGGAGTGTGGTCGTCTCATCAACCTCTATGACTGGTTGCAGGCATTCGTTTCCGTGGTGGgacaagaggacgaggaggatgagtCTTCGGCACGCTCCAAGAAAATTGATGAGAAACTACA AGCAAGATTTGTCCTGGCTGTGTCTGAGCTGCAGTTCCTTGGCTTCATCAAGCCCACCAAGCGCAAGACAGACCACGTGGCGCGCCTCACCTGGGGTGCCTGCTGA